From Micromonospora sp. NBC_01699, a single genomic window includes:
- a CDS encoding Vgb family protein, which translates to MSTTSPSIIETPLADPQAGPYGIVAGPDAGLWFTMVHAGRIGRLDLAGEVVVHPLDSATCGPSIITAGDDGALWFTRSRDHRIGRITTDGEIVSFPTPTPGSGPFGITSGPDGALWFTEMNGDAIGRITTDGVITEFPLPVGGGYPSMICPGPDDGLWFTLNQANAVGRIGLDGTVSLHELPTPDAGPVGITPGADNALWFVEIGAGQIGRITPDGGIREFPLPDRAARPHAIVGDPAGGCWFTEWSANRIGRIDPTGGFRHHDLPSPASEPHGITVGADGAVWTALETGALARLAPAYRVEP; encoded by the coding sequence GTGTCAACCACCAGCCCGTCGATCATCGAGACCCCGCTGGCGGACCCGCAGGCCGGCCCGTACGGCATCGTCGCCGGCCCGGACGCGGGACTGTGGTTCACCATGGTCCACGCGGGCCGGATCGGCCGCCTCGACCTCGCCGGCGAGGTGGTCGTCCACCCCCTCGACTCGGCCACCTGCGGACCGTCGATCATCACAGCGGGCGACGACGGCGCCCTGTGGTTCACCCGCTCGCGCGACCACCGGATCGGCCGGATCACCACCGACGGCGAGATCGTGTCGTTCCCGACCCCGACGCCGGGCAGCGGACCGTTCGGTATCACCTCGGGCCCGGACGGCGCCCTGTGGTTCACCGAGATGAACGGCGACGCGATCGGTCGGATCACCACCGACGGCGTGATCACCGAGTTTCCCCTCCCGGTCGGCGGCGGTTACCCGTCGATGATCTGCCCGGGTCCGGACGACGGGCTGTGGTTCACCCTGAACCAGGCGAACGCGGTCGGCCGGATCGGGCTCGACGGCACGGTCAGCCTGCACGAACTGCCCACTCCCGACGCCGGACCGGTCGGCATCACACCCGGCGCCGACAACGCGCTGTGGTTCGTCGAGATCGGCGCCGGCCAGATCGGCCGGATCACACCCGACGGCGGCATCCGGGAGTTCCCGCTGCCGGACCGGGCGGCCAGACCGCACGCGATCGTCGGTGACCCGGCCGGCGGGTGCTGGTTCACCGAATGGTCCGCCAACCGGATCGGGCGGATCGACCCCACCGGCGGATTCCGGCACCACGACCTGCCGAGCCCGGCCTCGGAACCGCACGGCATCACGGTCGGCGCCGACGGTGCGGTCTGGACAGCGCTGGAGACGGGAGCACTCGCCCGCCTCGCGCCCGCGTACCGGGTCGAGCCGTGA
- a CDS encoding phosphotransferase family protein: MTKLRVSEAELGALVRRGFGAAARIERSRELTDGHFNVAYAIRLTDGAELVLKIAPPPGLKLLSHEVDLMRTEVEFFRRAGAAGVAVPEVVFADGERDLVGSDFVFLSRIDGVSLDSVRDGLGPAALAAVRAQVAAETARLHTITGPAYGYPLRNSRSWQPTWRAAFGAMVWEILADARRLGSRLPVPVDEIGALLGRHGDVLDEVDRPALVHFDLWDGNVFVLPDGTGGATLTGLIDGERALYGDPVAEFVSMTLFRDPAELPDLLAAYTAAGHATIEPTPNVRCRLALYTCYLYLVMLVEGATRGWRGPEREGFERWLAELLVTQLGQLR, from the coding sequence ATGACGAAGCTGCGCGTCAGCGAGGCCGAACTCGGCGCGCTGGTGCGGCGGGGCTTCGGCGCCGCCGCCCGGATCGAGCGGTCCCGGGAGCTGACTGACGGGCACTTCAACGTCGCCTACGCGATCCGGCTCACCGACGGTGCCGAACTCGTCCTGAAGATCGCCCCGCCGCCGGGGTTGAAGCTGCTCAGCCACGAGGTCGACCTGATGCGTACCGAGGTGGAGTTCTTCCGCCGGGCCGGGGCCGCCGGTGTCGCCGTACCCGAGGTGGTCTTCGCGGACGGCGAGCGGGACCTGGTCGGCAGCGACTTCGTCTTCCTCAGCCGGATCGACGGGGTGTCCCTGGACAGCGTGCGCGACGGCCTCGGCCCGGCGGCTCTGGCCGCCGTGCGCGCGCAGGTCGCCGCAGAGACGGCCCGCCTGCACACGATCACCGGCCCGGCGTACGGGTATCCGCTGCGCAACAGCCGCAGTTGGCAACCGACCTGGCGGGCCGCGTTCGGGGCGATGGTGTGGGAGATCCTGGCGGACGCCCGGCGGCTGGGCAGCCGGTTGCCGGTCCCGGTGGACGAGATCGGGGCACTGCTCGGCCGGCACGGCGACGTGCTGGACGAGGTCGACCGGCCGGCGCTGGTCCACTTCGACCTCTGGGACGGCAACGTCTTCGTGCTGCCCGACGGCACCGGCGGCGCCACGCTGACCGGGCTGATCGACGGCGAGCGGGCCCTCTACGGCGACCCGGTGGCCGAGTTCGTGTCGATGACCCTGTTCCGGGACCCGGCCGAACTGCCGGACCTGCTCGCCGCCTACACCGCCGCCGGCCACGCGACGATCGAGCCGACCCCGAACGTACGGTGCAGGCTGGCCCTCTACACCTGCTACCTCTACCTGGTCATGTTGGTCGAGGGGGCCACCCGGGGGTGGCGGGGCCCGGAGCGGGAGGGGTTCGAACGCTGGCTGGCCGAGCTGCTGGTCACCCAGCTCGGCCAGCTCCGTTGA
- a CDS encoding roadblock/LC7 domain-containing protein, whose protein sequence is MTTLSQTARDLNWLVSGFAERVPGVAHAIVVSADGLLVAVSDHLPRDHADKLAAVTSGLMSITAGAAQMFDGDIVKQTVVEMGRGYFLVMQVRDGSILATLAATDADIGVVGYEMARLAKQAGEMLTPALRAELQQALPR, encoded by the coding sequence GTGACGACGCTGAGCCAAACGGCACGAGACCTGAACTGGCTGGTCAGTGGATTCGCCGAGCGCGTGCCCGGGGTGGCGCACGCGATCGTGGTCTCGGCCGACGGGCTGCTCGTCGCGGTCTCCGACCACCTGCCGCGCGACCACGCCGACAAGCTGGCGGCGGTCACCTCCGGGTTGATGAGCATCACCGCCGGTGCGGCCCAGATGTTCGACGGGGACATCGTCAAGCAGACCGTGGTGGAGATGGGTCGCGGTTACTTCCTCGTCATGCAGGTACGCGACGGCTCGATCCTGGCCACCCTCGCCGCGACCGACGCCGACATCGGCGTGGTCGGCTACGAGATGGCCCGGCTGGCCAAGCAGGCCGGCGAGATGCTGACCCCGGCGCTGCGCGCCGAGTTGCAGCAGGCACTGCCCCGCTGA